A part of Fusarium graminearum PH-1 chromosome 3, whole genome shotgun sequence genomic DNA contains:
- a CDS encoding heat shock protein SSC1, whose product MLASRLSRALPRASPLAARSAAFTRSPLASRFARYESTESDGKVQGAVIGIDLGTTNSAVAIMEGKVPRIIENAEGARTTPSVVAFAEDGERLVGVAAKRQAVVNPENTLFATKRLIGRKFKDAEVQRDIKEVPYKIVQHTNGDAWVAARGQNYSPSQIGGFVLNKMKETAEAYLSKPIKNAVVTVPAYFNDSQRQSTKDAGQIAGLNVLRVVNEPTAAALAYGLEKEADSIVAVYDLGGGTFDISILEIQNGVFEVKSTNGDTHLGGEDFDIHLVRHLVQDFKKTSGIDLSGDRMAIQRIREAAEKAKIELSSSLSTDINLPFITADSSGPKHINMKLSRAQLEKMVDPLISRTIEPVRKALKDAGLSAKEIQEVILVGGMTRMPKVAESVKGIFGRDPAKSVNPDEAVAIGAAIQGAVLSGEVKDLLLLDVTPLSLGIETLGGVFTRLINRNTTIPTKKSQVFSTAADFQTAVEIKVYQGERELVKDNKMLGNFQLVGIPPAHRGVPQVEVTFDIDADSIVHVHAKDKSTNKDQSITIASGSGLSESEIEQMVEDSEKYAEADKERKGAIEAANRADSVLNDTERALNEYADKLDKTEADSIKEKLTTLREFVAKNLSGEGTATAAEIKEKTDELQVASLNLFDKMHKARNDNSGEQSSSEQSQEGEKKDETKP is encoded by the exons ATGTTGGCTTCGCGTTTGTCGAGGGCT CTTCCCCGAGCTTCCCCTCTTGCCGCTCGATCGGCTGCCTTCACCCGATCTCCTCTGGCCTCCAGGTTCGCTCGTTATGAGTCCACTGAGTCCGATGGCAAGGTCCAGGGTGCCGTGATCGGTATCGATCTTGGCACCACCAACTCTGCCGTCGCCATCATGGAGGGCAAGGTTCCTCGCATCATTGAGAACGCTGAAGGTGCCCGAACTACCCCTTCAGTCGTTGCTTTCGCCGAGGATGGTGAGCGACTCGTCGGTGTCGCTGCTAAGCGTCAGGCCGTCGTTAACCCAGAGAACACCCTCTTCGCTACCAAGCGATTAATAGGACGAAAGttcaaggatgctgaggtTCAGCGCGATATCAAGGAGGTTCCTTACAAGATTGTTCAGCACACCAACGGCGACGCCTGGGTCGCTGCCCGTGGCCAGAACTACTCTCCCTCTCAGATCGGTGGTTTCgtcctcaacaagatgaaggagacCGCCGAGGCGTACCTCTCTAAGCCTATCAAGAACGCCGTCGTCACCGTCCCCGCCTACTTCAACGACTCTCAGCGACAGAGCACCAAGGACGCTGGTCAAATTGCCGGCCTCAACGTCCTCCGTGTCGTCAACGAGCCTACTGCCGCCGCTCTTGCCTACggtctcgagaaggaggctgaCAGCATTGTCGCTGTCTACgatcttggtggtggtaccTTCGATATCTCCATCCTTGAGATCCAGAACGGTGTTTTCGAGGTCAAGTCCACCAACGGTGATACCCATCTCGGTGGTGAAGATTTCGATATCCACCTTGTTCGACACCTTGTCCAGGACTTCAAGAAGACTTCCGGCATTGACCTGTCTGGCGACCGCATGGCTATCCAGCGTATCCgtgaggctgctgagaaggccaagatcgagctttcttcttctctctccaccGATATCAACCTTCCCTTCATCACTGCCGACTCTTCTGGCCCCAAGCACATTAACATGAAGCTCAGCCGAGCTcagcttgagaagatggtCGACCCTCTTATCAGCCGCACCATCGAGCCTGTCCGCAAGGCTCTTAAGGATGCTGGCCTCTCCGCTAAGGAGATCCAGGAGGTTATCCTCGTTGGTGGTATGACCCGTATGCCCAAGGTCGCTGAGTCCGTTAAGGGCATTTTCGGCCGAGACCCCGCCAAGTCCGTCAACCCCGATGAGGCTGTCGCCATTGGTGCCGCTATCCAGGGTGCTGTTCTCTCTGGTGAGGTCAAGgaccttctcctcctcgatgTTACTCCTCTGTCCCTCGGTATTGAGACCCTCGGTGGTGTCTTCACCCGTTTGATCAACCGTAACACTACTATCCCCACCAAGAAGTCCCAGGTCTTCTCTACTGCCGCCGACTTCCAGACCGCcgtcgagatcaaggtcTACCAGGGTGAGCGTGagctcgtcaaggacaacaagatgCTCGGAAACTTCCAGCTTGTTGGTATCCCCCCTGCTCACCGTGGTGTTCCTCAAGTCGAGGTTACCTTCGACATTGACGCTGATTCCATCGTCCACGTCCACGCCAAGGACAAGTCCACCAACAAGGACCAGTCCATCACCATTGCCTCCGGTTCCGGTCTCTCTGAGAGCGAGATCGAGCAGATGGTTGAGGACTCTGAGAAGTACGCTGAGGCTGATAAGGAGCGCAAGGGTGCCATCGAGGCTGCCAACCGCGCCGACAGCGTCTTGAACGACACTGAGCGTGCTCTCAACGAGTATgccgacaagctcgacaagaccGAGGCTGActccatcaaggagaagctcacCACTCTCCGCGAGTTCGTCGCCAAGAACCTCTCTGGTGAGGGTACCGCTACCGCtgccgagatcaaggagaagaccGATGAGCTCCAGGTTGCCAGCTTGAACCTCTTCGACAAGATGCACAAGGCCCGCAACGACAACAGCGGCGAGCAGTCCTCTTCCGAGCAATCTCaggagggtgagaagaaggatgagaccAAGCCTTAA